Proteins encoded together in one Chitinophaga sp. LS1 window:
- a CDS encoding glycoside hydrolase family 2 protein, protein MKRFVKHLAVSLTFSCTAHVLHAQTNWQLQPVALQTRWAKLVSPTNALPEYPRPQMIRDNWQNLNGLWEYAITDKDATKPVIFAGEILVPYPIESALSGVKKAVLPSQRLWYRRTLPPISRLEGKRILLHFGAVDWQSTVYVNGKQAGTHTGGYQNFTYDITRLLKERDNEILVSVWDPSDQGINPHGKQVLAPKGIRYTATTGIWQTVWLETVPDTYISSLVVTPDVDGGFLSLAVKTGGMTGNYKVAAFASTNGKIISSAKGKTNEIIKIPVPKAHLWSPEDPFLYDLSVKLIQNGDTSDVVTSYFGMRKIAIKKDPKGQERIYLNDKYTYNLGVLDQGFWPDGLYTAPTDDALRFDIEAIKAMGFNTIRKHIKIEPARWYYYADKLGMLVWQDMVTCASLKPEAKEAFEKESAANVAQLYNHPSIISWVLFNEGWFTYDQLRLTKWLKSTDPTRLVNGHTGENYEMDGQEVAEKWASADFADVHDYPGPGIAPALPGKARVLGEWGGIGVPVKNHEWDAVAGWGYVKITPAELSTRYASMVKKLKDYETQGQSGSIYTEPYDVEIEENGLMTYDREIIKVPLDTLRKIHAAFIPQTFNMDLGLKNADTTSIPDPFRPQFLAILEMEADAKKTHDWQPMTESVTDYLSKGGTSFSPTKISSMAQKVFNGTEDTVLLNQALKWMERVVEIERNTFTMGTYANLLYRLGDKENALKWMVKSVELAHEEEIPEYQAIYDKMKKGEKTWK, encoded by the coding sequence ATGAAACGTTTTGTTAAACACCTTGCTGTTTCTCTCACTTTTTCCTGTACAGCACATGTTTTACACGCGCAGACCAACTGGCAGCTACAACCTGTAGCCCTGCAAACCCGCTGGGCCAAACTCGTATCTCCCACGAACGCACTGCCTGAATATCCACGTCCCCAGATGATCCGTGACAACTGGCAAAACCTAAACGGACTATGGGAATACGCCATTACTGACAAAGACGCTACAAAGCCTGTAATTTTCGCCGGAGAAATCCTGGTGCCTTATCCTATCGAATCGGCATTATCGGGCGTTAAAAAGGCTGTATTGCCCTCACAACGACTTTGGTACAGACGTACCCTGCCCCCCATTTCACGGCTTGAAGGAAAACGGATCCTTTTACACTTCGGCGCCGTGGACTGGCAAAGCACTGTCTATGTAAATGGCAAACAAGCCGGCACCCACACCGGTGGCTACCAGAACTTTACTTACGACATCACCCGCCTGCTGAAAGAACGCGACAATGAAATACTGGTGAGCGTATGGGATCCTTCTGACCAGGGCATCAATCCCCATGGCAAACAGGTACTGGCTCCCAAAGGCATCCGCTATACCGCTACCACCGGTATCTGGCAAACCGTATGGCTCGAAACCGTACCTGACACCTACATCTCCTCTCTCGTGGTTACGCCTGATGTAGACGGCGGTTTCCTTTCCCTCGCCGTCAAAACCGGTGGTATGACAGGAAACTATAAGGTAGCAGCATTCGCCAGCACCAATGGTAAAATAATCAGCTCCGCCAAAGGCAAAACCAATGAAATCATCAAAATACCTGTTCCCAAAGCACACCTGTGGAGCCCGGAAGATCCTTTTCTCTATGACCTCTCTGTGAAGCTCATTCAGAATGGAGATACTTCCGATGTCGTTACTTCTTATTTCGGCATGCGCAAAATCGCTATCAAAAAAGATCCGAAAGGACAGGAAAGGATTTACCTGAATGATAAATATACCTACAACCTTGGCGTACTCGATCAGGGTTTCTGGCCGGATGGTCTTTATACCGCACCAACGGACGACGCCCTCCGCTTTGACATCGAAGCCATCAAAGCCATGGGATTCAACACTATCCGTAAGCACATCAAAATAGAACCTGCCCGGTGGTATTACTATGCAGATAAACTGGGCATGCTCGTTTGGCAGGATATGGTGACCTGTGCCAGTCTGAAACCTGAAGCAAAGGAGGCTTTTGAAAAAGAAAGCGCGGCTAACGTAGCACAACTTTACAACCATCCTTCCATCATTTCATGGGTACTCTTCAATGAAGGCTGGTTTACCTACGATCAGCTCCGCCTGACCAAATGGCTGAAGAGCACAGACCCTACCCGTCTTGTAAACGGTCATACCGGCGAAAACTACGAGATGGATGGACAAGAGGTTGCTGAAAAGTGGGCCAGTGCAGACTTTGCTGATGTACATGACTACCCGGGCCCCGGTATTGCACCGGCACTCCCCGGCAAAGCAAGGGTATTGGGTGAATGGGGTGGCATCGGCGTACCTGTCAAAAACCATGAATGGGATGCTGTAGCCGGTTGGGGATATGTAAAGATCACCCCGGCGGAGTTAAGTACCCGCTACGCATCTATGGTTAAAAAGCTAAAAGACTACGAAACTCAGGGCCAGTCTGGCTCCATATATACTGAACCTTACGATGTGGAAATTGAGGAAAATGGCCTCATGACTTACGATCGTGAGATCATCAAAGTACCGCTCGATACCCTGCGTAAAATACACGCCGCCTTTATTCCACAGACATTCAATATGGATCTCGGGCTTAAAAATGCAGATACGACTTCTATACCCGATCCATTCCGACCCCAATTCCTCGCTATCCTGGAAATGGAAGCTGATGCGAAAAAGACGCATGACTGGCAGCCTATGACGGAAAGCGTGACCGACTACCTGAGTAAGGGCGGTACCAGCTTCTCCCCTACCAAAATCAGCAGCATGGCGCAAAAGGTATTCAATGGTACGGAGGATACTGTTTTATTAAATCAGGCCCTGAAATGGATGGAAAGAGTGGTGGAGATAGAAAGAAATACATTTACCATGGGTACTTATGCGAACCTGTTGTACAGGCTGGGAGATAAGGAAAATGCCCTGAAATGGATGGTAAAATCAGTGGAACTGGCGCATGAGGAAGAGATACCGGAGTATCAGGCGATTTATGACAAGATGAAGAAAGGCGAAAAAACATGGAAATAA
- a CDS encoding DUF1028 domain-containing protein gives MRTIIFLLLTIPGFGQNLPSLLLNKDINATFSITAYDPAAAEWGIAVATNNIYVGNSTIYIEPGVGAFSVIAETEPAYGVNGLAQLKKMPLKEAIEYTSAHDEDAGLRQVAGIDKEGNTYAYVGKELKYWKGIAGAKSGKNYVVIGNQLAAGVLDSMGVVFERTKGTLAERLLAAIVAGQQAGGMITGKQSAALMVKGTHNEWYNQIDIRVDHSLTPFEDLSRLLSFHYGRIRLNQAIFQLKKDNREKGIALLEQATTMLEGWKGMRAKIAMANILAGREAQAAKILEGVNKEYIPAFYCLKNYIDIDTAQFDSKDWNSAVEMLIQLKRNKEAVRVANDVVIQYPADSYSWYMLGKAYKDDGKIKEGNKCFERAVNLDKDNVEALAALNNQQAGE, from the coding sequence ATGAGAACTATAATTTTCCTTTTGTTGACCATCCCTGGATTCGGGCAAAATTTGCCATCTCTCTTACTAAATAAGGATATCAATGCCACATTTTCAATTACTGCCTATGATCCTGCTGCTGCGGAGTGGGGAATTGCAGTGGCCACGAATAATATCTATGTAGGGAATTCTACTATTTATATTGAGCCGGGAGTGGGGGCCTTTTCTGTAATTGCGGAGACGGAGCCGGCATATGGTGTAAATGGATTGGCGCAATTAAAAAAAATGCCATTAAAAGAGGCTATTGAATATACAAGCGCACATGATGAAGATGCCGGATTGAGACAAGTAGCCGGGATTGATAAAGAAGGAAATACTTATGCATATGTTGGCAAAGAATTGAAATACTGGAAAGGAATAGCCGGCGCAAAAAGCGGGAAGAACTATGTAGTAATAGGCAATCAGCTGGCAGCCGGTGTGCTGGATAGTATGGGGGTAGTATTTGAACGAACTAAAGGTACCCTGGCAGAACGTTTGTTGGCAGCAATAGTGGCAGGCCAACAGGCGGGTGGTATGATTACTGGCAAACAATCTGCTGCGCTGATGGTAAAAGGCACGCACAATGAATGGTACAATCAGATAGATATAAGAGTTGATCATTCATTGACTCCTTTTGAAGACCTGAGCAGGTTATTGAGTTTTCATTATGGGAGGATCAGATTGAATCAGGCCATCTTTCAATTGAAAAAAGATAACAGGGAAAAAGGAATCGCATTACTGGAACAGGCCACTACTATGCTGGAAGGATGGAAAGGGATGCGGGCCAAAATAGCCATGGCGAATATACTGGCAGGTAGAGAAGCGCAGGCAGCTAAAATTTTAGAAGGAGTAAATAAAGAATATATCCCCGCTTTTTACTGCCTGAAAAATTATATTGATATAGACACAGCACAATTTGATAGTAAAGATTGGAACAGTGCAGTAGAAATGTTGATACAATTAAAACGGAATAAAGAGGCAGTGCGTGTAGCAAATGATGTAGTAATACAATACCCGGCCGATTCTTATAGCTGGTACATGTTGGGAAAGGCATACAAAGATGATGGCAAAATAAAAGAAGGGAATAAATGTTTTGAAAGAGCTGTGAACCTGGATAAAGATAATGTTGAAGCACTTGCCGCATTAAATAATCAACAGGCCGGAGAATGA
- a CDS encoding T9SS type A sorting domain-containing protein — MVSDQQTQHQSKINIGKGLPAGLYFIQISTKNAAVTKKIVIQ; from the coding sequence GTGGTGAGTGATCAGCAAACCCAACATCAATCAAAGATAAATATCGGAAAGGGCTTGCCGGCGGGTTTGTATTTTATACAGATCAGTACGAAAAATGCGGCTGTGACGAAGAAGATCGTTATACAATAA
- a CDS encoding 6-pyruvoyl trahydropterin synthase family protein: MSIVICCSFAKIRERSVLQITKIFNFETAHALYGYAGKCRNLHGHSYKLHVTVSSKTPEEGYLGGTGILMDFKDLKKLVNEKVVDKFDHRLILSKAYLAANPNLGELENLEIWDIEPSAENIILYIKQELQGGFPEDVELVKLVLYETSDSYAEWIK; this comes from the coding sequence ATGTCGATTGTTATTTGCTGTAGCTTTGCAAAAATTCGAGAACGATCAGTGTTGCAAATCACTAAAATATTCAACTTCGAAACGGCACATGCACTGTATGGATACGCCGGTAAATGCAGGAACTTACACGGGCATTCCTATAAGCTGCATGTAACTGTCAGCAGTAAAACACCTGAAGAAGGATACCTGGGGGGCACGGGGATTTTGATGGACTTTAAAGACCTGAAAAAACTGGTGAATGAAAAAGTGGTTGATAAATTCGATCACCGCCTTATTCTATCCAAAGCTTACCTGGCCGCTAATCCGAATTTGGGAGAGCTGGAAAACCTCGAAATCTGGGACATCGAACCATCCGCAGAAAACATTATCCTGTATATCAAACAGGAACTGCAAGGTGGGTTCCCCGAAGATGTAGAGTTAGTTAAACTGGTTTTGTATGAAACCAGCGATTCTTACGCCGAATGGATCAAGTAA
- a CDS encoding sensor histidine kinase — MVYIISVVILLNRTKKKLDIENEHLKFANLQSRYELLVNQLNPHFLFNAIGTAKALIRKDPAIADEYLVKLSSFLRLGLENKRFDTITVAEELALCKDYISLQQMRFDTALQFDAQIDKKFSDYYVPYFAILILVENAVKHNAMTEEEPLRIAVTNNDTMLQVTNNIQPRFLLEASSRTGLQNLEERYRLLYNETITVDNDGETFSVSIKMIRK, encoded by the coding sequence ATGGTATATATTATTTCCGTGGTGATATTATTAAACAGGACCAAAAAGAAACTGGACATTGAAAATGAACACCTAAAATTCGCTAACCTCCAATCCAGGTACGAACTACTGGTCAACCAGCTGAACCCTCACTTTCTTTTTAATGCCATTGGCACTGCCAAAGCCCTGATCCGGAAAGATCCCGCTATCGCAGATGAATACCTGGTGAAGTTATCCAGTTTTCTGCGCCTGGGATTAGAGAATAAACGATTTGATACCATCACCGTAGCAGAAGAACTGGCCCTCTGTAAGGACTATATCTCCCTGCAACAGATGCGGTTCGATACTGCCTTACAGTTCGATGCACAGATTGATAAAAAATTCTCTGACTATTATGTACCTTACTTCGCCATCCTTATTCTCGTGGAAAACGCAGTGAAACATAATGCCATGACAGAAGAAGAACCACTGAGAATAGCTGTCACCAATAATGATACTATGCTGCAGGTAACTAATAATATACAACCACGATTCCTACTGGAAGCGTCTTCCAGAACAGGGCTGCAAAACCTGGAAGAAAGATATCGTCTGCTATATAATGAAACCATCACGGTCGATAACGACGGGGAAACATTTAGTGTAAGTATAAAAATGATTCGCAAATGA
- a CDS encoding LytTR family DNA-binding domain-containing protein gives MNVVIIEDEKNLAEELQHYILSARKEWTVVKILPSVKQALAWFETNTCQLVFSDIQLGDGLSFEIFHHLKLNVPVIFCTAFNEYAIQAFKNNGIDYILKPYGQTLINDAIAHYESLRQSISPDYHTIIQLLQKPTATSRLLVSLRDKIIPIKTEDIALFYIHHGQVSLIDFEQHIYMISQPLDELEATVGPGFYRADRQHLVNRKAIRDVSQSLGRKLLLNLLVEYNEAVMIRKEKATEFLEWLIKD, from the coding sequence ATGAATGTAGTGATCATTGAAGATGAAAAGAACCTGGCAGAAGAATTACAGCACTATATTCTCAGCGCACGTAAAGAATGGACCGTCGTAAAAATTCTCCCTTCTGTAAAACAAGCCCTGGCCTGGTTTGAAACCAATACCTGCCAGCTGGTCTTCAGTGATATTCAACTAGGTGACGGGCTGAGTTTTGAAATCTTCCATCATTTAAAACTCAATGTACCTGTCATCTTCTGCACCGCCTTTAATGAATACGCTATTCAGGCTTTTAAAAATAATGGTATTGATTATATCCTGAAACCTTATGGACAGACCCTGATCAATGATGCCATCGCGCATTATGAAAGCCTGCGGCAGAGTATTTCGCCGGATTATCACACCATTATTCAATTACTGCAAAAGCCTACCGCCACCTCCCGGCTGCTGGTGAGTCTGCGGGACAAGATCATTCCCATCAAAACGGAAGATATCGCCCTGTTCTATATCCACCATGGCCAGGTATCCCTCATCGATTTTGAACAACATATATATATGATCAGTCAGCCGCTGGATGAACTGGAAGCAACTGTAGGACCCGGCTTTTACCGGGCAGACAGGCAGCACCTGGTGAACAGAAAGGCCATCCGCGATGTTTCTCAATCTTTGGGCAGGAAGCTTTTATTAAATCTCCTCGTGGAATACAATGAAGCTGTGATGATCAGGAAAGAGAAGGCTACAGAGTTCCTGGAATGGCTCATAAAAGACTAA
- a CDS encoding TolC family protein, whose amino-acid sequence MRRILIIFLISCSLTAGAQSTLSFRSLNEVFVYADAHSVTFKNATQQVLMNKYQTLAAKLDRWKLKGDANLTSTDNTKLGVTFIPAEIFGGPAGTYRQVTFGQQYVTSANFAPQIDILNPFSMAQVRTARASEQVTNATNLLNKKSLYESVAGAYYNILSYQWQIKVTKNSLDNADTLTAIMVNKQQEGIARQQDVNNAKANQLSIQDKLQQLEVNLEEQYSSLKLLCDMDPNTPITIEETADQGNFDASLTATGYLTQLQSEWQLKYQEADLRANKRWFLPTVTLFSSLGWQQNTNNHPFDGSRWINSSYVGVKVAIPILPDVGKVAAVRYDRINVAVAKNNFEHAARQDSVNNQQLQLEYQKAFKSARLAGEIAALKEDSYYKNLNIYKEGILSATDLFTAFNDWLNNSLNAVSQQANSDYAKSKIMINNIVK is encoded by the coding sequence ATGCGCCGGATTTTAATCATTTTTCTCATTAGTTGTAGTCTGACAGCAGGAGCCCAGAGCACCTTATCCTTTCGCTCGCTCAATGAAGTCTTTGTATACGCTGATGCGCATAGCGTCACTTTCAAAAACGCTACCCAACAGGTGCTGATGAATAAATATCAGACCCTGGCGGCAAAACTGGACAGATGGAAGCTCAAAGGTGATGCAAACCTCACAAGCACTGACAATACCAAACTGGGTGTCACCTTTATTCCTGCTGAGATCTTCGGAGGCCCTGCTGGTACCTACAGACAGGTGACCTTTGGACAGCAATATGTAACCAGCGCGAACTTTGCTCCGCAGATAGACATCCTCAATCCCTTTTCCATGGCGCAGGTCAGAACGGCCCGTGCCAGCGAACAGGTGACAAATGCCACGAACCTGCTCAATAAGAAAAGTTTGTACGAAAGTGTGGCCGGTGCATATTATAACATCCTCTCTTATCAGTGGCAGATAAAGGTTACGAAGAACAGTCTTGATAATGCAGATACGCTCACTGCCATCATGGTGAACAAACAACAGGAAGGCATTGCCAGACAGCAGGATGTGAACAATGCAAAAGCAAACCAGCTATCCATACAGGATAAACTGCAACAACTGGAAGTGAACCTGGAAGAACAATACAGCAGCCTGAAACTACTCTGTGATATGGATCCTAATACCCCCATCACTATTGAGGAAACCGCTGATCAGGGTAATTTCGATGCGAGCCTGACCGCTACCGGTTACCTCACCCAATTACAATCTGAGTGGCAGTTAAAATATCAGGAAGCAGACCTGCGTGCCAATAAACGCTGGTTCCTGCCTACGGTGACCCTCTTCAGCAGCCTGGGGTGGCAGCAGAACACCAACAACCATCCTTTTGATGGCAGCAGATGGATCAACAGTAGCTATGTAGGTGTGAAGGTGGCCATACCTATCCTCCCTGATGTAGGCAAGGTGGCAGCTGTGCGCTATGATCGTATCAATGTTGCTGTAGCGAAGAATAATTTTGAACATGCAGCCCGTCAGGATAGTGTGAACAACCAGCAATTGCAGCTCGAATATCAGAAGGCTTTCAAAAGCGCCCGGCTGGCGGGTGAAATCGCTGCGCTAAAAGAAGATTCCTACTACAAAAACCTGAATATCTATAAAGAAGGGATTCTCTCCGCCACGGACCTGTTCACCGCCTTTAACGACTGGTTGAACAACAGTCTGAATGCTGTATCCCAACAGGCTAACAGCGACTATGCAAAATCAAAGATCATGATTAATAATATTGTCAAATGA
- a CDS encoding efflux RND transporter periplasmic adaptor subunit, which yields MNIQQTIGIFTACLIFSACGQKTAPVKPVHKDLTEMVFASGVLEADDQNNLTAQTDGYLIKLDFKEGDMVNAGQLLAVIDNSQNIINAQSAGALHNIARENTLPTAPALQQISANITAAREKLRLDQLQADRYKRLMESNSVSKLEYENTQLTLATSQANLKALEDQYNTQLVTARQQEVTQRSMSDVNRVIKEQNLIKAVISGQIYEKKKQLGDYVRKGDVIAVIANPQLIYARLNVDETNMAKVKVGEEAAIQLNTNKGHIYKGTVHEILPSFETSSQSFIVKAYFTDSLDFRITGTQLEANIIVGEKKNALVIPRSYLSYGNKVTLKGKGAIVVQTGIISNDWVEVTGGLTENDELVPEKK from the coding sequence ATGAACATACAGCAAACTATTGGGATCTTCACTGCATGCCTGATCTTTTCTGCCTGTGGTCAGAAAACGGCGCCTGTCAAACCTGTGCACAAAGACCTGACTGAAATGGTATTTGCCTCCGGTGTGCTGGAAGCCGATGATCAGAACAACCTCACTGCACAAACAGATGGTTACCTCATCAAACTGGATTTTAAAGAAGGAGACATGGTCAATGCCGGTCAGCTACTGGCAGTCATTGACAACAGCCAGAACATCATCAATGCACAAAGCGCCGGCGCCCTCCACAACATTGCAAGAGAGAATACCCTGCCTACAGCGCCTGCTTTGCAACAGATCAGTGCCAATATCACTGCTGCCAGAGAAAAACTCCGTCTGGACCAGTTGCAGGCAGACAGGTACAAACGTCTCATGGAAAGCAACAGCGTATCTAAGCTGGAATATGAAAATACCCAGCTCACCCTCGCTACTTCTCAGGCCAACCTGAAAGCACTGGAAGACCAGTATAATACACAGCTGGTAACTGCGAGACAACAGGAAGTTACACAGCGCTCCATGAGTGACGTGAACCGGGTGATCAAAGAACAGAACCTGATCAAAGCGGTGATCAGCGGACAGATATACGAGAAGAAAAAACAACTGGGTGATTATGTACGTAAAGGTGATGTGATCGCCGTGATCGCGAACCCACAGCTCATATACGCCCGCCTGAATGTGGATGAAACCAATATGGCAAAAGTAAAAGTAGGTGAAGAAGCCGCTATCCAGTTGAACACCAACAAAGGACATATTTACAAAGGCACTGTACACGAGATCCTGCCATCTTTTGAAACTTCCAGCCAGTCATTCATCGTAAAGGCATACTTTACAGACAGTCTTGATTTCAGGATCACCGGCACACAACTGGAAGCCAACATCATTGTCGGCGAAAAGAAAAATGCACTGGTTATACCCCGCAGCTATTTATCTTATGGCAATAAGGTCACGCTGAAAGGGAAAGGAGCTATCGTAGTTCAGACCGGCATCATATCCAACGACTGGGTAGAAGTGACCGGCGGCCTGACAGAAAATGATGAACTGGTACCTGAAAAAAAATAA
- a CDS encoding ABC transporter permease, with product MRYRHNINSEISMTYIVTKKKLTLVAALGVTIGIAIYIFMNSMMVGFDKKSTELVFRSTAHIRVYKDEVMSLPLLPEKGSNLPVIINPSVVPESDKIVDPEKIISLLRQQPDVTMVTPQVTVSVFYNNGKSQITGTSYGVRIAEADKMFNIGTTVVEGSIQDLKNTPNGILLGVGIAAKMSVRPGDNITITSSRNVTKVMKVVGLFQSNNSQIDKTKSYINISAAQQLLQEGAGYVSDINVSVTNPDNAANYSAKFSDLTGYKAEDWKAANATLVAASNMRRIMITVIALSILLVAGFGIYNILNMTITQKINDIAILKAMGFRGRDVVRIFVQQAMIIGMIGILIGVLLAVLLVFQLSRTYVGGDIGYFPIRFEWPVFFRGLIFGLIVTLGAGYIPAKKAANVDPVSIFRR from the coding sequence ATGAGATACCGTCATAATATCAATTCTGAAATCTCCATGACCTACATCGTCACTAAGAAAAAGTTGACGTTGGTAGCGGCATTGGGTGTTACGATCGGGATTGCGATCTACATCTTCATGAACTCGATGATGGTGGGATTTGATAAGAAATCGACAGAGCTGGTATTCAGAAGTACGGCACATATCCGGGTGTATAAAGATGAGGTGATGAGTCTGCCTTTATTGCCAGAGAAGGGCAGCAACTTACCTGTGATCATCAATCCCAGTGTAGTGCCGGAGAGTGACAAGATCGTAGATCCTGAGAAAATTATATCCCTGCTCAGACAGCAGCCGGATGTAACGATGGTAACACCTCAGGTTACTGTCAGTGTATTTTACAATAACGGCAAATCCCAGATCACAGGTACTTCCTATGGCGTAAGGATTGCAGAGGCAGATAAGATGTTCAATATTGGTACTACTGTGGTGGAAGGGTCTATCCAGGACCTGAAGAATACCCCCAATGGTATACTGCTGGGAGTGGGCATTGCAGCAAAGATGAGTGTGCGGCCGGGCGATAACATTACCATTACCTCTTCCCGGAATGTGACCAAGGTGATGAAGGTAGTGGGGCTTTTCCAGTCAAACAACTCCCAGATCGATAAGACCAAGTCTTACATTAATATCAGCGCCGCCCAGCAACTCCTGCAGGAAGGGGCCGGGTATGTAAGCGATATCAATGTTTCGGTCACTAACCCGGACAATGCCGCTAATTATTCAGCGAAGTTCTCTGACCTCACAGGGTATAAGGCAGAAGACTGGAAAGCTGCCAATGCCACACTGGTAGCAGCATCCAATATGCGCCGGATCATGATCACGGTCATTGCGCTCTCCATCCTGCTGGTGGCCGGGTTTGGTATTTACAATATCCTGAATATGACTATCACCCAGAAGATCAATGATATAGCTATTCTGAAAGCCATGGGTTTCCGGGGCAGGGATGTGGTACGCATATTTGTACAACAGGCTATGATCATTGGCATGATCGGTATTCTGATAGGTGTATTGCTGGCGGTATTGCTGGTATTCCAGTTGTCCAGGACCTATGTGGGCGGGGATATTGGTTATTTCCCCATTCGCTTTGAATGGCCCGTATTTTTCAGGGGGCTGATATTCGGACTGATCGTGACCCTGGGTGCCGGGTATATTCCGGCAAAGAAGGCGGCAAACGTAGACCCGGTATCTATTTTCAGGCGGTAA
- a CDS encoding ABC transporter ATP-binding protein produces MQRELMLEAENIGKYFYDPVKFRVLNDISFKVYRGEFVTLVGKSGSGKSTLLYILSTMDTDYEGKLHIHGEETTGQRQNNLAALRNEKIGFVFQFHYLLPEFSCLKNVMIPALRLGKYSRQEIEDRAYQKLTLLGLQDQALKPASKLSGGQQQRVAIARALINDPLIIMGDEPTGNLDSKNSQIVFDTFKQLAHEYNQTIIAVTHDNDFAERSDRTIEMQDGAIISTAKEFGK; encoded by the coding sequence ATGCAAAGAGAGCTCATGCTGGAAGCAGAAAATATCGGGAAGTATTTTTATGACCCGGTAAAATTTAGGGTGCTGAATGATATTTCTTTTAAAGTATATAGAGGAGAATTTGTAACATTGGTAGGAAAATCGGGGAGTGGAAAGTCCACTTTGCTGTATATTTTGAGCACGATGGATACTGATTATGAGGGTAAATTGCACATCCATGGGGAGGAAACCACCGGCCAAAGGCAAAATAACCTGGCCGCCCTGCGGAATGAGAAGATTGGATTTGTGTTTCAGTTCCATTATCTTTTACCCGAATTTAGCTGTCTGAAAAATGTGATGATACCGGCATTGCGGTTAGGAAAGTATTCCAGGCAGGAAATAGAGGATAGGGCTTACCAGAAACTGACCCTGCTGGGACTACAGGATCAGGCACTGAAACCTGCCTCCAAGTTATCAGGAGGCCAACAACAAAGGGTCGCCATTGCCAGGGCCCTGATCAATGATCCCCTGATTATAATGGGGGATGAGCCGACTGGAAACCTTGATTCAAAAAATTCACAAATCGTATTTGATACATTTAAACAACTGGCGCACGAATATAACCAGACGATCATAGCAGTAACGCACGACAATGATTTCGCAGAACGCTCTGACCGTACCATTGAGATGCAGGATGGCGCAATCATTTCTACCGCGAAGGAGTTTGGAAAATAG